The genomic DNA aaaaaaaattcttaacaatatatgtatatataaagaaagaaaaaaaataacacaaaaaaagaaagaaaaaagattcgaaagaagaggaaaaaagaaaaaatgcaacctttttattgattttttttgtattcaaaatttgaggagatttttgtgttttttcctttttcaatcttTCTAAAAAATCCCCTccttacatgattttgaatggctttttatagccatcttttacatgattttctattatttctttttctattttgtaggtggtggtggtagacaatggatatcaaaaatgggaggaaaaatggggcaagtgggaaagtggctaggtggctagggtttcttgttttttttttggggggttaggtttttcttttttttggggggggtttggtttttttgggggggcttaatgggcttttgaattaggtttaatatttgggttttgtaatgggtttgggtagatgtaaatgggtcatgggttaagggttttagtgggcttagaggtttggttgggttttgatataatcgggcccggacaatttgggcttctacaattatcatcagaaaaaacaccatggaagagttcccttaagctggtttttcatatttttactgcaagtaagttcaattcttgactaattcttgaaatttttgtgtttttgtgacttttacaactaggtccatttgttgaattcattagttcttgattctatgaaagaaattgaaagtttctatgaatatgtgctggaagtatatgatgatttgacatataattagagctttaaattgtttatatgctgattttattgaaagaattgaatagaaagtgaatgtttgggacctaaattgtaaaagagtttgaagttagagttttatatggaaattctgaatttcaatagttatgaaataacttataatgtctagaagaagtattaattaagaaaattgtcttaattgaggggttaattgagcaaggactgaattgtatgaattgtgaaatttgggataaaatggaaatcaacattttgcactaaaactgttttgggcaacagcagtagtttaactttgaaaaatcaccaaaaattgtataaatcgaattagaggatgaataagatatgaaattaaagcttattgagtctagtttcttataaaataaattatgtaagcaatagaattgtaaatcatgagatacaataacttttgtgagacaaggtcagaatgatttcgagttcccctgttttgactttggaaaatcatcaaaaattggataaaaataattaagggattaaatttatgtttttaaaatccttaaagagtctattttctatagaaataagcgggaacatcatccgaatctcgtacgatgagataattaatccttagtgaagaagggtcggaactgtcagacagcagaataggggcaactttaaagaataaactgtacttattggctgaaccaaaaattctgaaaattttatggtaataagataagtaagtctagtttcagggaaaattagcggatcttaatttcgagttctgtagcttaagatataaataatttagtgactatgacgcaaatggacagttttggatatacataagtaaataatgaaatatctgataaatgaatccgTAACtcaggtaatgctccgtaactctattccggtgacggattcgggttaggggtgttacattttaaatCTTATAAGACCAAtaacatatattttttataataatgaAAGAAACGACTTATAACATGTTTTAACCAAGTAAAAATAACATCAATAATGGTAGTGAACGCGAATTGGGTTTAGTATCGTTTGATAAATGATCTGTAATTATCATTTCTAGCTATCTACTAAAAGCTAATAATCGTTATTCTAGACTACCATAATGTTAATAACATATCATAGTTTTTCTTCACGTAAGAGTTCAATTATAGTCAACCTCGGgtgtgcttaatttaattaacatgtcaagtttgtaaattttgatgaaaatgctaGTAATTTTATTGAGGGGGTTGTGATTTTTAAACTAGAAAAGCGAGAGGGCTTATGTTTTAGCCATTTAAGTATATAGACTAATTTTTAAATCTTATCTATGTATAAGGTCTAATAAcatataactttttttttataataacaaaagaaacaactagtaacatgttttaactaaataaaaataacatcaaTAATGGTAGCCAACGTGGATTGGGTTGAGTGCCATTTGATAAATAATCTGCAATTACCATTTTTAGCCATCTATTAAAAGGTAATAACCGTTACTCTAGAAGCTAATAGCCGTTGCTCTAGACTACCATAAGGTTAATAGCCTACCAGAACTTTTCTTCATGTAAGATTACATGGTGGAATAGTGAAAATGCTATACTACCTTGCTTGGTCCATTTGGTCGAAATGCAATATTTTGATGTTTGGTTGATGTAATGTAAGATTACCTAGAGGTGTTTTTTTACTAAATTGTGCTTGTTATAGAGTTTGTTTCGTATGACAAGTTATATATTAACGAGTAAATATAgatattgaaataaaatttataaatcataATCACTGTCTTAATTAATAGgagaatataaatatttatgttagAGTTGTGACCCAAATTATTATTAAAGTAAAATACAAGTGGCAAAATAAGGGGATTCACAAGGGTGAAGGTCAAGGTTTACTTCCTCTGTTtgatattgatttgaataatgtgtttCAACTTTACTGCATTAGTTCTAATAGATGtggattagaataaggttttctaaacctataaatagacgtAGTCTATATTTCTTGTAATCATTCAAATTCGATGTAgtgaatttttttcttctctgctCGTGATTATTCCCCGAAAAGATTTTTACTTAAAATCTGTGtgttatatttttctttatttttttatcattatcGATATTCTATTTTAAAATGTGAAATCACGAGATGACTATAATGCAATGTAATTTTAGTTTGAAATGTGAGATTACGAGTATAATTATACATTTGTGAAaccaaactcaccctttaatGTTACTCATGGACCTCCAAAATTGTTTACAAATTCAATGGAATgtgtaaaaaatatttatttaagtacttttaaaaatattttaaaaaattaatcgtatatatttaacattaataataaaTCAAAGTTGAATAGATAAAGAAATATGTGGAAACCCTAGTTGGGAAAGGGATTGTATCCCTGCACTGCCAAGTGGACAGAGTATGCAGGACAAATGTCTGCAATGTTGGTGAACCATAGCCCCCATGTCGTGGCCCTAAGGCCATTAAGAGAAACTCGTGAATTCTGGGATTTTATTTTTTGCTATAgataattagggggggaaaatgcTTAAATCTGAAACTATCGAAAGAAAGGGAAAGAAAATGGTGAACCTCTCACATGTTGCTGCAAATGCTTCCACTTACCTGGCTTCAACTCTACCATGGACCCTACACTTGGTGCGCGTGTATTTCACCTTCCTCCCCATTCGCGTTGTATACTCGTCCCGCTTTTTTTTAATACTCTCTCTCCTCCTTTTTTACTCTACATATACAAATCCTTCCCCTATTTTCCCCCGATTTCTTTTATGCTCATTTGTTGACAGTTACTACTCTCTTTAGCACTCAGTTATTTGGTTTCGTCTCAtacattttcatttttctttttcgctTTTTTCTCTTTGGCTGGGCCCGATCTCTGCCACAGCCAGCGATATCAACAGGGCTGCAACTGCTTATTATATTAATTCTTACCCTTAAGCGCCGAGCTCCCTACTCTCACCAAATGCTCCCTTCTTTTCCCTTCTAATAACCTCTCTTTGCTGCTTTTCTTttggccttttttttttcttttttattctctTGCTGGTTATGGCGGAGGTTTTAGACGACGGTGAGTTTTGGCTTCCGTCCCAGTTCTTAACCGACGATGACTTTTTCGCCGACGGAGTTAAGACTACCAACGATACCAATAGTCTTAAAGATGGGTTCGGGTTAGAGCTTGATGGTAACAAGTCTTTGTTTCCCTTTGAGATCCCCGGCGGGTTTGGGTCTCTCGGGTTGTCTCCGGATCTAGGTTCTCCTGTTGAGTCTGTGCTGGGTTCAACTGAAACAGAGAGTGATGAAGATTATCTCGCTGGCTTAACTCGCCAAATGGCTCACTGCACTCTCGAAGACGATTCCCGCCGAAACGACCGCTCGTTTGCCGCTGAAAATACCAAGGTTTGTTGAACTACTAAACACGAGACTTGTTAAGTTGTTTGTTAAGTGTTATTTCTTATTTTGTTTTCggtttttgctttgatttttagGGTTGGGTCTTGTCCAGTTCACCGCAGTCTACCCTATGTGCGTTACCGAGCGGTTGTGGTTGTAAGCAAGGTTCTAGTCGTGCAAGCCCGAACTGTCAATCTCGAGTTTCGTCGCCGCCGGGAACCTGGGACTTGCTTTATGCAGCGGCCGGGGAAGTGGAAAGGTTGCGAATGAATGAAGAAGGGTATGGTGGATTCAGCAACAGAGGCCTTTTGGGTCCACCAGCTAGAAAACCCTCTCCAAATCTCGATGTTTCTGGGTTTTACACTCAACAGTCACTTTCTCACAATAAGCTGCGGACCACTCATGTAAGATCCTCAAAACAGAGTTTTCAGATTTTTTTCACTGCAGGATATTAATATTTTGGACTTCATTGTTGCAGTTCCAGCAACTGAAGCAACAACAGCTAATGAAGCAACAAAACGCGTTGGCGTGGGGAGGGTTGAAGCAGCAACAACAAAACCATGTGGTCCAAAACAGAGGAAGGTATGCCAATAGGACTTTGGGTTTGGCCCCATCTGCGTGGCCCCCtctgcagcagcagcagcagcagcagcagcagcaacagCAACCCCAGCCACTGAACGGGTCGGGTATGCGGGCTGTTTTCTTGGGCAATCCAAATGGGAAAAGGGAATGTGCTGGAACTGGTGTTTTCTTGCCTCGTCGCGTTGGAAGCTTTTCTGAACCTCGCAAGAAGTCAGGTTGGTATCCATTTATTAATCTTTTGTTAGAAAAAGTATAGTTCACTCGAAATTTCATAGATCTGATGTGTAATCTTATTTTGCAGCTTGTCCTACTGTTTTGGTTCCAGCTAGAGTGGCTCAGGCCTTGAACTTGAATCTGGATGAGATTGGGGCTCAACCCCAGCTTCAGCACCCTCGGTTCAACCCAAGCTTCAGTTCTGGTAGCTACTGTACTTAATTGATCTCTTAAATCCGAatcgattcatttttgtttaTATCCTTTTTAACTGTTCAGTTATTTGGTTTTTGGATTTGTATGTAATTGTAGATGCTGCTTCTTTGAGGCTTCGAAGTGGGGGAAATTTTGTGGGAAATCAAAAGCCGCGGAGTTTGAGGCCACAGCAAGAGATGAGTCATGAAGTTCTTTTACCGCAGGAGTGGACTTATTGACTCAAACCTGCATGCGGTGGTGGCTTTCTAATTGTTGGTTCTCTTGTTTTAAAcgttttttttaaagtttagaaattttaaggttagaagaaagaaaatgggAAGAAGTTTGATAGTTTGCTATAGGGAAAATAGTAGTATAGTGGATATATAGGGTTTAAAATGGAAAATGGGAATGAAAAAGAGAGGGCTGgttttttggggttaggtttttagggtgaagaagaagaagaagaaaaataaagaattttcTAGTTTCAGTGATGGGTACAGCACACAACCAGCAGCTTTTGTTCCTTTTGGTTGGGGCTGGGCTAACTAGGGGAGAACAGTGAAAAAGTTCAATGGGGGGGGGGTTACTCTTTTATTGTAATTCTGGCATTTGGGTCAATAAGTTTTTGAATTTTGTTGGAAAAAGAAACGAAATGTTGATGAAATGGAAGGCTTCTTTTTTTCTCTGCATAGCACATGGGGGGTGTTCAGATTTATTGTCATTCGATTTGTAGAATTTGTTGGCCTTTCCAACCTGTCCAACCAACTGCATTGCTGTTTAAAGTACTAAAAAAGGATTATTGATTTGTCCTTAAGTTTAATTTTATCTAGGATTGAAGTGGTCAAACAACAACAGAAAAGTTTTTCAATCTATGAACTTTGTCTTTGGATGTTGGAAATTTATCTATTattaataacaatattaatataattagaaGGATCTTTTGCACTCCCCAAGGTCTGGCTCTTTGGATTTTCACTTTCTAAACaccattttcattttttaattaaaaaaatcccACTACTTTTAATCAAAGATTAAGATAAATAAGGAGGAATTTTCCTTAGGAGGGAAGCATATAAATACATGATGGAAGTGGGCCAAAGCGTATGGGTGTTTTGTACACGTGTCCAACATTAAGGTTACCTTCTCTCTTTTGTGATCTTTCCCATTTCACTTTTATTATTATCTCGAGTGGCAGAGATATTTTCTTCTTGCCATTTGCtttctttataaaatttcaaagtgGGTCTTGGAACTCGTCCCTATTGTTGCAATCAATGCGTGGGCATGGCACCGCATTGCCACCATGCAGCAGCTGCAGCTACTGCTGCTATCGAATCTTTGGCTCGAGTCATGCACCTTCGTGTCTCAACTCTCATACCACATGCTGCCCACTACTTTTGTTTACGTGACGGTTTTTTCACGCACCCAAGTTTCGCGTATGTTACGCGTGGTTGGTTCGTGTATTTTAGGTCGGTTCATATGTCCTTTCTCCTTACTGCTCTTAATGCTGCAAATATTGTGCTACTTCTGATTCTGCTTCATTTTTACATG from Gossypium arboreum isolate Shixiya-1 chromosome 9, ASM2569848v2, whole genome shotgun sequence includes the following:
- the LOC108457526 gene encoding uncharacterized protein LOC108457526; the protein is MAEVLDDGEFWLPSQFLTDDDFFADGVKTTNDTNSLKDGFGLELDGNKSLFPFEIPGGFGSLGLSPDLGSPVESVLGSTETESDEDYLAGLTRQMAHCTLEDDSRRNDRSFAAENTKGWVLSSSPQSTLCALPSGCGCKQGSSRASPNCQSRVSSPPGTWDLLYAAAGEVERLRMNEEGYGGFSNRGLLGPPARKPSPNLDVSGFYTQQSLSHNKLRTTHFQQLKQQQLMKQQNALAWGGLKQQQQNHVVQNRGRYANRTLGLAPSAWPPLQQQQQQQQQQQQPQPLNGSGMRAVFLGNPNGKRECAGTGVFLPRRVGSFSEPRKKSACPTVLVPARVAQALNLNLDEIGAQPQLQHPRFNPSFSSDAASLRLRSGGNFVGNQKPRSLRPQQEMSHEVLLPQEWTY